The Ectothiorhodospiraceae bacterium 2226 region ATGAACGAGCGCCTGCAGTATCTCGCCGGGCAGTACCTCGACATCCTGCTGCGCGACGGGCGCCGGCGCAGTTTCTCCATCGCCAATGCGCCGCACGACGACGAGTTCATCGAGCTGCACATCAAGCACATCGAGGGCGGGCGCTTCACGCACGAGGTCTTCTCGAGCATGAAGGAGAAGCAGATCCTGCGTATCGAGGGCCCGCTGGGCAATTTCTACCTGCGCGAGGACTCCAACCGGCCGATCATCTTGATGGCGGGCGGTACCGGCTTCGGGCCGATCAAGGCCATCGTCGAGCACGCCATCGCCGAGGGGCTCACGCGGCCCATGCACCTCTATTGGGGCGCGCGTACCCGCCAGGGCTTGTACATGGACGCGCTGGTGCGGCGCTGGACCGAGGAGCACCCGCACATCGAGTACGTGCCGGTGCTCTCCGCGCCGTTGGCGGACGATCACTGGGACGGCCGCACCGGCTACGTGCAGGACAAGGTCATGGAGGATTTCGAGGATCTGTCCGCTTACGAGCTGTATGCCAGCGGACCGCCGCGCATGGTCTACGAGGGGCGCGACCTACTGATGACCAAGGGCGCCGATCCCGAGCACTACTATTCCGACGCCTTCGAGTTCGCCAAGGACTGACGGCCGCCTTCGACCTCCGGGGTCACCGCATCCAGCGTCGCGTCCGCGCGCTGGATGCGCTCCGGCGCAAGCTCCAGCACCGACCCCTCCAGCACCGCGCTCGCCGCGCCGAGCCCGTCGCGGAAATGTGCGCGCGCCTCGTCCGGCCGCCCGAGCTGCTCCAGCAGCCGCCCCAGCAGGTAGTGCACCTCGGGCCGCGGCCCCGCCCGTAGGCTGGACTCGAGGTAGTGCTGCGCCTTGCCCCATAACCCCGCGCGCAGCGCGATGCGCGCCGCGCTCAGTAGCAGGGCGGGCTGCCCGGGATGCTCCTTGAGCCAACGCTCGGCCTGCGCGAGCTGGGCATCCGGCTCCGGCCCCGGGATCAGGCCATAAAGCTGCACCAGGCGCGAGCTCCACTGGCGGCGCAGGGCGTCGCGCACCATCTGTTCGGCGGCGCGCGGCTCGTCCAGCCCAACCAGATGCCGGGCATAGGCGTAGACCATCGCCTCCTGGTAGCGCAGCTCGCGCGGGATCTGGTCCCAGGCGGCCATCAGCTGCTGCCGCTCGCCGCTGCGGCCGGCGTGCCCGAGCCGCTCCAGGTGCGCGTGCAGCGCCAATTGCTCGGCCTGTTCGGCGCTCACCACCTTGCGCTTGCGCAGCTCCGGCAGCAGCGCCACCAGCTCGTCCCAGTCCCGCAGGCGCTCGTAGAGCTGCATCAGCAGGTACAGCACATAGGGGTGGCGCGGCGTCATGGAGCGCAGGTGCTGCAAGGTGGCCAGTGCCTGCTCGAACTGGCCGTGGGCGAGTTGCAGCTCGGCCTGGGTGAGTTCGACCGCCACGTCGGCGGCGGGCATGCTCTGGTGGGCAAGCAGCAGATAGCGGTCGCGCGCGTCGTGGGCGTGGCGCTTTTGCGCGGCGCGGGCGGCGGACAGGTAGTTGAACAGTGGGTTGTCGCTGTCGGCGACGTGTTTGAGCAGGTACTTCTCGGCGGCCTCCCAATGCCCCTCGGCGAGCGCGATCAGGCCGCGGTTGGAGCTGGCGCGGGCGCGTTTGACGCGGCGTGCGCGCCGCCACTCGTAGGCGCGGCGGCGTAGCTGCGCGGTACCGCGCAGGCCGGCGAGCAGCCCGTAGACGAGCGCGAACAGCACGAGCAGCATCACCACCGCGAGGGCGAGGGAGGTCTCCACCGACCAGTCCCGGTAGGCGATCAGCAGGTAGCCCGGGTCGCGGTGGGCGATCAGCGCCAGCACCACGGCGCCGACCAGGACGGCGAGCAGCAGGGCGAGCTTCTTCATGCGCCGCGGTCCTCGCGCTCCAGCCGCGCGCGCAGATTGCGCAGGGCCTCGACCGAGGCGGCCAGTTCCGGCAGTTCGGCGCGCACGTCGAGCGCGGCGAGTTCGGCCAGCGCCTCGCGCGCCGCGCGCACCGGGTCGCTGTCGGCGAAGTGCTGCTCCAGCCAGATCTGCGCTTCCTCGAGCGTGCGCCGGTAGGTCTCCCCGTCGTTCATCAGCAGGGCCAGCCGGGCCTGCTGCAGCTTGAGCTGCAGGTTCTGGCGCAGGAAGTAGTGCTGCTCGGGCGGCAGCAGCGGCTCCACCGCCTCGCCGCCGCGGCGCACCACCACCAGGGCGCGCAGGTCGTCCCACACGGCCTCCAGCAGCGCGCGCCAGTCGCGCCAGTCGACGGCGTCGCGCGCGGGGCGCTCGCCCGTGGCGGTCGGTCGGCCGGGGATCTCGGCGCGTTCCACCGGCAGCTCGTCGGTCTGCCCCGCGAGGGCGGTCAGGCGCAGTGCGATGCCCTCGCGGTCCACGCGCGGCACTTGGCGCAGTGCGGCCAGGTCGGCCGCCAGCGCCTCACGCGCACTGTGCAGCCGCGGGTCGTCCACCTCGGCCAGGCGCTCGTCGGCCAGGCGCAGGGCAGTGACGGCGGCGTTCACGTCGCGGGCGAGCAGCAGCCGCTCGTTGGCAGCGGTGGCAAGCGATAAGGCTTCCGACACGGCGCGCCGGGTGCGCGCCGCCGCCATGGGCCGGGCGGCCTCCTCCAGCGCGGCGCGTAGGCGGCGCTGATCCTCTTGTACCGACTGCAGGGCGGCGTTCAGCTGCTCGCGGTCGTCCTCGACGAGCGCGCGTTGCTCGGCCAGGGCCCCGGCGAGCCGGCGCCGCTCCTCGGCGGCCTCTTGGTCGCTCTGTTGTAGCGCGGCGAGGGCCTGCTCCAGCCCCTGTTCCAAGGTCTCCAGGCGCTCGGCCTCGAGCCGGTCGGCCGCAGTCAGCTCTTGGCGTAGCGCGCCGACCTCGCGCTGGACCTCGGTGCGCGCCGCCGCGTTGCGCGCCTCGGCCTGATCCAGGGCGAACCAGAGATAGGCCGCGGCGGCCAGCGCGAGCAGGGCGATCAGGATTGCCAGCGCGGCCAAGGCGGCCGCGCCGCGGCCGCCTTGGCCGCGCGGAGGTTCGCCGCCGCCCTTAGGGGCGACCGGCGGTTGCCCGGGCGGTGCCGGCTCGGGCTCGGGATCCTGCTTCGGGTCCTCGTGCGGGACATCGCCGGGCGGCGGCGGGGATGCCGGCGCCGCCGCGCTCGAGGGGGGCTCATCTGGCGCGCGTGGCGGTGCGGCGCTTACGGGTTCGCCGTCCCGTGCGACCAGGCCGGGGGCGACGGGCGCCTCGGGCGCGGGGT contains the following coding sequences:
- a CDS encoding uroporphyrinogen-III C-methyltransferase, which gives rise to MAALAILIALLALAAAAYLWFALDQAEARNAAARTEVQREVGALRQELTAADRLEAERLETLEQGLEQALAALQQSDQEAAEERRRLAGALAEQRALVEDDREQLNAALQSVQEDQRRLRAALEEAARPMAAARTRRAVSEALSLATAANERLLLARDVNAAVTALRLADERLAEVDDPRLHSAREALAADLAALRQVPRVDREGIALRLTALAGQTDELPVERAEIPGRPTATGERPARDAVDWRDWRALLEAVWDDLRALVVVRRGGEAVEPLLPPEQHYFLRQNLQLKLQQARLALLMNDGETYRRTLEEAQIWLEQHFADSDPVRAAREALAELAALDVRAELPELAASVEALRNLRARLEREDRGA
- a CDS encoding tetratricopeptide repeat protein — translated: MKKLALLLAVLVGAVVLALIAHRDPGYLLIAYRDWSVETSLALAVVMLLVLFALVYGLLAGLRGTAQLRRRAYEWRRARRVKRARASSNRGLIALAEGHWEAAEKYLLKHVADSDNPLFNYLSAARAAQKRHAHDARDRYLLLAHQSMPAADVAVELTQAELQLAHGQFEQALATLQHLRSMTPRHPYVLYLLMQLYERLRDWDELVALLPELRKRKVVSAEQAEQLALHAHLERLGHAGRSGERQQLMAAWDQIPRELRYQEAMVYAYARHLVGLDEPRAAEQMVRDALRRQWSSRLVQLYGLIPGPEPDAQLAQAERWLKEHPGQPALLLSAARIALRAGLWGKAQHYLESSLRAGPRPEVHYLLGRLLEQLGRPDEARAHFRDGLGAASAVLEGSVLELAPERIQRADATLDAVTPEVEGGRQSLANSKASE
- a CDS encoding CDP-6-deoxy-delta-3,4-glucoseen reductase, whose protein sequence is MSFKVRIEPSGHEFRVEDDESILEAALRQGFAFPYGCRNGACGSCKGKVLEGGVDYGGELPPALSAAEAEAGQALFCQAHALGDVTIEVREIGAAKDIPIKTMPCRVAKLERLADDVMAVYLKLPMNERLQYLAGQYLDILLRDGRRRSFSIANAPHDDEFIELHIKHIEGGRFTHEVFSSMKEKQILRIEGPLGNFYLREDSNRPIILMAGGTGFGPIKAIVEHAIAEGLTRPMHLYWGARTRQGLYMDALVRRWTEEHPHIEYVPVLSAPLADDHWDGRTGYVQDKVMEDFEDLSAYELYASGPPRMVYEGRDLLMTKGADPEHYYSDAFEFAKD